One genomic region from Croceicoccus sp. YJ47 encodes:
- a CDS encoding lysoplasmalogenase has protein sequence MVKRALIERRPWLLLSLFFGVSWWFVAGGAMPGLYQIAWKGAAVGALAVYAFQRHLGRDGALIAGVMTLYALADMAQELWLAAGGVLHAVGHVLAIWLFARNRRANPTRSQRLVGIALLVGVPLDAFLLAFGGEGRWLVAGYALILGAMAAMAWQSRFSRYRIGAGAVLFVLSDLLLIAANGPLRSVALAGALVWPLYYIGVLMICTGVVVRLRRERG, from the coding sequence ATGGTAAAGCGCGCTTTGATCGAACGACGGCCCTGGCTGCTGCTCAGCCTGTTTTTCGGCGTCAGCTGGTGGTTCGTCGCGGGCGGCGCCATGCCCGGCCTGTACCAGATCGCGTGGAAGGGCGCGGCCGTCGGCGCATTGGCGGTCTACGCGTTTCAACGCCATCTGGGCCGTGACGGCGCGCTTATCGCCGGGGTCATGACACTCTATGCGCTGGCCGACATGGCGCAGGAATTATGGCTGGCGGCGGGCGGCGTCTTGCATGCCGTCGGTCATGTGCTCGCGATCTGGCTGTTTGCGCGGAACCGGCGCGCCAATCCCACCCGGTCGCAAAGGCTGGTGGGGATTGCGCTGCTCGTCGGGGTGCCGCTCGATGCGTTTCTCCTCGCATTCGGGGGTGAGGGGCGCTGGCTGGTGGCAGGCTATGCGCTGATTCTCGGCGCGATGGCGGCGATGGCATGGCAAAGCCGGTTTTCGCGGTACCGCATCGGGGCGGGCGCGGTTCTGTTCGTGCTGTCGGACCTGCTGCTGATTGCGGCGAACGGTCCTTTGCGCAGCGTCGCGCTGGCCGGCGCGTTGGTCTGGCCGCTCTACTATATTGGCGTGCTGATGATCTGCACCGGGGTTGTCGTCCGCCTCAGGCGCGAGCGCGGCTGA